CTCGTCACCAACGGCGCGACCGGCGCCCTGACGCTGTTGCTGCGGCAGTTCGGTGCGGCCGGCGACCGGATGGCCGTGGAGGCGCCGACGCACCCGGGGGTGCTGCGGTCCCTGCGCCAGGCCGGGGTCCGGCCCGTCCCCGTGAGGCTGTGCGACAGCGGCTGGGACCTGTCGGCGTGGCGGGAGACGCTGCACGCGGCCCGGCCGCGACTGGCCCTGCTCACACCCGACTTCCACGTGCCGACCGGTCTGCTGATGCCGCCGGAGCAGCGTTGCGCGCTGATCGCGCTCGCCCGGACGGCCGGGGTGACCCTGGTGGTCGACGAGACCCTGACCGAACTGTGGCTCGACCCGGCGGTCCAGCCGCCGCCCGCGCCGTCCGTCCACGGCCGGCCGGACGGGCCGGACACGGTGATCGCCGTGGGCTCGGCGGACAAGTCGTACTGGGGCGGACTGCGGATCGGCTGGATCCGGGCCGGCGCGCCGACCGTGCGCCGGCTGGCGGAACAGCGCCTCGGCCTGGACGTCTCCTGCCCGGTCATCGACCAGCTCGTGCTCGCCCGGCTGCTCGGCGACGCGGGCGAGCCGGCCGCGGTCCTGGATTTCCAGCGCGAACGGGCCCGCAGGGGACGCGACACGCTCGTGACCCTGCTGCGCCGGGAGCTTCCCGCCTGGTCCTTCCGGGAGCCCGCCGGCGGGCTCGCGCTGTGGGTGCGGACCGGCGGCGTCTCCGCCCGGGCGGTCGCCGAGGCCGCCGAACGGCACGGTGTACGCCTGGCCGCCGAACCGGAGTTCAGCGCCGGGGCGGGCGCGGCGGACGACCACGTCCGGCTGCCGTACACGCAACCGCCCGACGTCCTCGCCGAGGCGGTACGACGCCTGGCCGAGGCGGTACGGGCCCTGCCGCCCGGCACGAGATCCGGCGGACGCGACGCGCCGACGTCGTTCTGACCGCACGAGGACCACAGGGAAGCCGGCTGACCGGGCGTCAGCCGACGACCGCGGATCCCCCGGCTCCCGGCCGGTCCCGGCGGACCGGGGCCACGGGCCGGCCGTCCGGGCACCCGGCGGCGGCCGGGGGAGTTCTCCGTTCGTTTCTTCGCAGGTGAGGTGGCAGATGTGTCCGGATTCAGGGCGATGACGACGTCGGCGGGCCCGGTGGCGAGGCGCGACGACAGCTCCTCCCACGTGGCCGTGATCGGTCTGGCATGCCGCTTCCCCGGAGCGCGCGACGCGGACAGGTTCTGGCGGAACCTGGTCGACGGCGTCGACTCGATCACGCGCCGCGTCACCCCCGGCGGCCACGTCGCCAGAGGACTGCTCGCCGACCCCGAACGCTTCGACGCGGAGTACTTCGGCCTGTCGCCGCGGGAGGCCCGGCTGATCAACCCGCAGCACCGGGTGTTCCTGGAGTGCGCCGTGGAGGCGCTGGAGAACGCCGGTTACGACCCCGCCCGGTACGCCGGCGCCATCGGCGTCTACGCCGGCAGCAGCGAGAACGGCTACGCTCAGCTGATCCGGGAGCTGCGCGAACAGCACCGGTCCGGGCACGGGCCGCTGTCCACCGTGTCCGACTGGGAGATCCGGGTGGCCAACGGGCCCGACTTCCTGTGCAGCAGGGTCGCCCACCGGCTCGGCCTGCGCGGTCCGGCCGTCACGGTGCAGGCGGCCTGCGCCACCTCGCTGGTGGCCGT
This sequence is a window from Streptomyces sp. NBC_00557. Protein-coding genes within it:
- the yczR gene encoding MocR-like transcription factor YczR, producing the protein MTESRQAPPAGTRIGAHQLRELLGEWRTDGSTYTALADSVCGLVRDGWLPVTSRLPAERDLADALAVSRTTVASAYRLLRAQGRLVSRRGVGTFVAPGRAGPPDPRPALAGDPAARPIDLMVAALPAPEPWLSRATADAAARLVRHTGGHGAFPAGLPELREAIAARYTARGLPTDPAQILVTNGATGALTLLLRQFGAAGDRMAVEAPTHPGVLRSLRQAGVRPVPVRLCDSGWDLSAWRETLHAARPRLALLTPDFHVPTGLLMPPEQRCALIALARTAGVTLVVDETLTELWLDPAVQPPPAPSVHGRPDGPDTVIAVGSADKSYWGGLRIGWIRAGAPTVRRLAEQRLGLDVSCPVIDQLVLARLLGDAGEPAAVLDFQRERARRGRDTLVTLLRRELPAWSFREPAGGLALWVRTGGVSARAVAEAAERHGVRLAAEPEFSAGAGAADDHVRLPYTQPPDVLAEAVRRLAEAVRALPPGTRSGGRDAPTSF